CCGGGACCTCACCCTGGAATTCGGCATCGGCAAACGCGCGGACGACCGGCCCCTGGTTCTTTTCCGTGAGTCGGTACACGAGGCCGTAATCCTCGCAGCTCAGGTCCATCGAGGGAATGTCCCGGGTCCGGGACTGAAAGATCTTGGTCACTCCCCATCCCTGCGACCAGAGCGAGGTCAGCACACCAAGCGCCCCGGCTCGTTCCAGCGCGACTGGCAGATCGCGGTTCGACAACCCGGTCCGTCGCAGCCGCTCGGCCCAATCATCGCGGGCCGCGTTCCGTTCGCGCGCCATGGTCTCGAGGGTCTGCGGCAAGGCAAACTCTCGATAGCTGGCATCGGGACGGCAGGTCGGCATCGGCTGCGAGATCAGCACGAACTTGCCCCGCGCATTTGGCAGCCAGGCCTGGAAGGCGGCCGAGTCCTGCACCAGAGGCAGGATCACGGTCGACCCCTCGACCGGCTTGCCCTTGGTACCACCGCTCCAGGCCAGCATCGTCGCTTCGAGCGAACGGACCCGCGGTTTGACCAGATCCAGGTGCGACACGCCGCGACGCCACCCGAGCCAAGTGCCGTATCGCTGGTTTTGCGCCGTCACACCGTATCGGGCGTAGGTTCGCACTAGCCATTCCTGCCCTGCCGCGGTGCCGGGACTTCCCGTCAGGCGAGGCCCGATCGAATCGGTCAGCACCTGAATCAGGTCCATGGCCTGGGAACGGTTCATGCCCTCGTCCCAGATTCGCTGAATCACGGGGTCGGCTGTGGGAAAGGACTGGGCATGAACGGCTCCAGCGAAGCTGGCGATCAGACTGGTAAGCAGGACAGAGCGGCGCATCGGCATCGACTCCAGATCTGAGACGGGCACAGCGAGCTGCGCCCCGAGGATGAACTGGCGGATACTAGACACCGGGGCGGGATACCGTCAACTTGCGCAACCGACACTGCGCATCGCTTCTCCTTCGCGAGGGCCCTTCGGTGCCGATGCAATCGCGAGACGCCACCCCGTTCCCGACCGACGCGATCTGGCACGCCCTGGTCACCGGCACGAACTACTATGTCGCCTTGCTCGACCTGACCGGCACCGTTCGGTACACCAGCTGGGCCGGCGGCGGTGACCGCACCGGTTCCAATGTCGGCCAATCGGTGGATGAGCTGATGCCGGGGCTTGCTCCGGCCGTCATGGAAGCGATTCGCGCGGCTACCGAAACCGTCGGCAGGGTCGAACGCGACGTGCCAATGCCGGTCGACAACGTGTCCCGCTGGTTTCGCGCCTCGATCAGCGCCATCCGCGGTCCCTCGGGCGCACCGACGGGCGTGCTGGTGATCGGCCACGACGTAACCGGGACGAAGCAGTCAGCGGTCGAGCTGCGGATGAGCGTCAACGCGCTCCACCGCCTGCTCGAGGCGCGCGAGCAGCTCTCGGCCGACATGCACGACGGCATTCTGCAATCGCTCTACGGCCTTGGCCTCCGACTCTCGGCAGCCCGGGCCACGCTCAACACCGATCCCTCGGCCACCGGTCTGCATCTCGACCAGGCCGTGGCCCAGGTCAGCGATGCGATGGCCGAAGTCAGGCGCGTCATCCGCGATGAAGGGGCGCCCGGGTCGATGGGCCTCCAATGGAAGGATACGCTCGCTGGCGTGCTGCGGGGACTCGAGCAGGTCGATGGCCCCGGCCTCAGCATCGACATTCCTCCGCAGGTGGCCGACCGGATCCCCGAACAGCACCGCCGCGAGATCGTCTACTTTGCGCGGGAAGCGGTCAGCAACGCGATGCGACACTCCAATGCAAGCCGCGTCGCGGTGCGTCTGTTCGACGATCACGACGGTTTGTGCCTCGAGATCGAGGACGACGGACAGGGCATTTCGCCCGAGCGATCGGCCCAGGGCTTCGGACTCCTCAGCATGACGCGACGGGCAGCGCAGATGGGCGCCAGACTGACCCTCATGTCTGCACCGGGAGAAGGAACTCGGGTACGACTCGATCTTCCGATTCAAGGAGCCGCGACGTGAGGATTCGTGTCCTGCTGGTCGACGACAGCGAGGTGGTTCGCGTCGGGCTTGCCGCCGTTCTGGGCCAGGACCCCGGTATCGAGATCGTCGGGATGGGGGCGACGTCGTACGAGGCCGTTGCACAGGCTCAGGCCCTGGAGCCTGACGTCGCGCTACTGGATGTCCGCCTGCCCGATGAAGGCGGCATCGAGGCCGGCCGGCGGATTCTGGAACTGCTGCCGGACACCCGGGTCGTCTTCCTGAGCGCGTTTGCGGACGACGAGCTGGTCCGCGCGGCAATCGTGATCGGTGCACACGGATATCTGCTCAAGGAAGTCGATGTGCCCTCCCTGATCGACTCGATCAAACGGGTAGCTGGCGGCGAGCGGCTGCTCGACGCAGGGTTGCGAAGCAATATGCTGGAATGGGTGATGCAGAACGTGCCGGCCGGCACGGCCCTCGAGGCGCCCCCTTTGAGTGACAAGCAGCAGCAGATCGTCGCTTTGGTTGCTGCCGGCATGACCAACAACGAGATCGCCGCCGCGCTCGACCTGTCACCGAAAACCGTGAAGAACTACCTGCACCGCATCTTCGAGAAACTGGGAATTCAGCGTCGATCTCAGGCAGCCGCGCACCATGCCCGATTGAGCGGCCCGAGCACGATCAGTCAGTCGGGATAGTACCGGGCGCCGGCGCGCGCGAGTGCGACCAGCGTGTCGGCTGGCGTGAAGCGGGGCCCGTGCCGCGAGGCGAGCCCTTCGAGGGTCTCGACAACCTGAGCAGGACCGATCGCATCGATGGTGCGGAGCGGGCCACCGAGAAACGGCGGGTAACCGATCCCGAAGATGGCGCCGATGTCGCCGTCGCGGGGCGAGCGCACCACGCCCTCACCGAAGGCACGCCCGGCCTCGTTGAGCAGGGGATACACCAGACGGCGTCGGATCTCCTCTTCGTCGACCGAGGCGAGTGGTGTGACGCCCAGCAACCGGTACATCTCGCTGTCGGGATCGGATTTCTTGCCGTCGTCATAACGATAGAAGCCCTTGCCTGCCTTGCGACCCAGGCGCTTGGCATCGACCATCCGTCCGATGGCAGCAGCCGGCGCGAGCCGATCACCGAATGCCTCGCGCATCACGACCCCGCCCTTGGCAGCTACGTCGATACCGACCTCATCGAGCAGAGCCACCGGCCCGACCGGGAATCCGTACTGCACCATGATCCGATCGATCGTCTCGACCGGAACGCCTTCCATCACCAGGTGCCCAGCTTCGACGAAGTAGGGTGACAGAATCCGGTTGACCCAGAATCCCGGGGTATCGGCGACCACGATGACCGTCTTGCCCATCTTCTTGCCGAAGCGAACTGCCGTGGCAATCGTCTCCGGGCTGGTGCGCTCGGTCGGGATGACCTCAAGCAGCGGCATGCGATCGACCGGCGAGAAGAAATGCATCCCCACCACGTTCTCGGGCCGCTCGGCGTGTTCCGCAATTCGAGCAATCGGAATGGTCGACGTGTTGCTGGCGAAGATCGCGTGCCGCGGCAGCACCGGTTCGAGGTCGGCCAGGACCGCTCGTTTGACGTTCAGGTCCTCGAAGACGGCCTCGATGACCAGGTCACACGCCTCGAAGCCGCGATTGTCGACCCCGCCCGAGACGAGCGCGGCGAGACGCTCGAACTCATACCGGGAAATCCGCTTTCGTTCGAGCTGACGGCGCGGGATACCGAGCGCCGCGCTGATTCCTTTGCCGACCCGGGCCAGCTCTGCGTCCTTGAGTCGAACGTCGACCTTGGCAGTGACGATGGCCGTGCCGGCAATGCCGGCCCCCATAAAGCCCGAACCGATCACACCCAATCGGCGAACCTCCCGCGGCGACGCGGAACCGGGCGGAACGCCGTCGTCCTTTTTGAGGGCCGTCGTTGCAAAGAAGATGCGCACCAACTCGCGCGACACCGGCGTGACCGCCAGCCGGCCGAACTCCCGGGCCTCGAGCGGATACCCGACGCTCGGCCCCTGCTCCACGGCAGCTCTGACGACATCGAGGGCTGCCAGCGGAGCCGGATAATGCCCTTTGGTCCGCGACATCACCTGCTTCCGCGCGGTTCGATACACCAGCCGCCGTCCCAGCGCGGTTCGGTCGAGAATCGCGGCTGCCAGTCCTTTCCCTCCCGGTACCCGCTTCGGTCGAGTGCCGCGCGCCAGGCGATCCGCAGCCGCGACCGCCGTGTCGAGCAGGATACTTTCGGGCACCAGCTCGTCGATCAACCCCAGGCGGAGCGCTTTGGGCGCACGCTCGCTCTTGCCCGCCAGGATGATGTCCAGAGCCGCCCGGACGCCGATCAACTTCGGCAGGCGATTCGAGCCGCCGCTGCCGGGGAGTATGCCCAGCTGCACCTCAGGCAAGCCAAGCTGAGTCTTGGGATGATCGGTGGCGATACGATAGCTGGTGGCGAGCGCCAGTTCGAGACCGAGGCCCAGGCAGGCACCGTGAATGGCGGTGACGATCGGCTTGGGAAATCGCTCCACCTTGTCGAGGAAGGCGTGGCCTGCCCGGCTGGCTGCCTCGGCGTCTGCGGCGGACGAAAAGGCCACGAACTGGTTGATGTCCGCACCGGCAATGAAGCTGTCGGGCTTGCCCGAACGGATCACGACGGCGCGAACAGAGGAGTCCTGGCCGAGTCGTTCCAGAGCGCCCCAGAGCTCGTCGGTGTGCGAGAGATTGAAGGTGTTGACCGGCTCGCCGGGCACGTCGAGGGTCACGACGGCGACGCTGTGCTCTGCCAGAGTCGTGGTGAGAATCGCCATTCGCTACCTCCGCTCCAGCACCATGGCAAACCCCATCCCGCCCTGCGCACAAATCGAAATCAGGCCGAACTGAACATCCCGGCGGACCATCTCGTTTGCCAGGGAGGTCGCGATCCTGGCCCCGGTTGCTCCGAAGGGATGGCCGATGGCAATCGAGCCGCCCATCACGTTGGTTCGGTCCCAGTCGACGTCCCCCACCGGCGCCGACCGACCGGCCCGTTCGGCCCAGGCCTTCGAACCCCAGGCGCGCACGTTGGACAATACCTGCGCGGCAAACGCCTCGTGGATCTCGACCAGGCCCATATCCGCCAGGGACAATCCGGCCCGATCGAGCGCCGTCGGCACCGCAAAGAGCGGTCCCATCAAGAGTTGCCAGCCCGGATCGACCGCTGCAACCGCATAACTCCGGATCGACACCAGCGAGCGGTACCCGAGGGCCAGCGCCTTGGCCCGCTCCATTACCAGCACGGCTGCGGCTCCGTCCGTGAGCGGGGAGGCGTTGCCCGCGGTGACCGAGCCATAGCGCCGATCGAAGACCGGCTTGAGCGCAGCAAGCGCTTCCAGACTGGCGTCGGCTCGGATCCCGTTGTCGCTCGTCACGACCTCGTCCATCCCTTTGCCACCAAACCACGGGGCGATCTCCGCGGCAAGCCGCCCATCGGCCGTTGCGGCGGCGGCGCGCTGGTGACTCATCAGCGCCAGGGCATCCTGGTCGGCCCGCGAAATCCCGTTTTCCTTGGCCATCTTCTCGGCCGATTGCCCCATCGACTCGCCGGTCGACGGCTCGGCAATGGCCGGAGATACCGGTACCAAGTCCCGCGGTCGGACCTTGGCGAAGGTGCCGAGCCGGGCCCCCAGGGTCTTGGCTTTGCTGGCGTCGACCAGTAGGCGGCTCATGCGCTTCGAGTGGAGAATCGGCACGTCCGAGAGCGACTCGACGCCACCGGCAATGACTGCATCCGCATGACCGAGAACGATTTGGTCATGAGCCGACGCAATGGCTTGCGCCGATGAGGCACAGGCCCGATTGAGAGAATAGGCCGGAATGGTTCGCGGCAGCTGCGGAAGCAGGCTGACCTCACGCGCGACGTTGGGCGCCAGCACGCTCTGCACCACCTGGCCGAAGATGACTTCGTCCACGTCGCGGCCGTCGACCCCGCTCCGGTAGATCAGCTCCCGGGCGGCGTGCCGCGCCATTGCGACGCCGCTGGCATCGCGCAGCTGAGTCCCGGCGCGGGCGAAGGGGGTCCTGACCCCGGCAACGATCACCGCTTCGCGCGCTGCCATGGTTACTTTGTTCGCTGGGCGAGAATACTCGACACCGCCGCCCACTGCGCGTTGTCGGCGGGCTCGAACACTTCGCGCCCGTGCACCAGGGTCAGCGGGGCGATGAGCGCCGCAGCCTCGCCATATTTGAGCAGGTGGGCATCGCTGGTCGGCCCCCAGCCGAGCTGACGCTGCACCTCGAGGAAGGTTTCGAAGAGAAGATAGCCGCCGGGCTTGAGCAATCGGGCCACGGCAGGCATCCGGGCCCGATCGAGGTAGTTGAACACCAGCACAACATCGAATTGGCCCAGGTCAGGCCATGGGCCCTCGAGGTCCGCCTGAACCCACTCGACGATCAGCTTCCGCCGTTCGGATTCGGCCCGGCCCTCCGCAAGTCGGCCCGCATCACGATCGACGGCAACCACAGTGGCGCCGAGGGCGGCCGCAGCCAAGGCGTGACGACCCGGACCTGAGGCGAGGTCCAGAACCCGGACACCAGGTCGAAACAGTCCGGCATTTGCCGTGAACCAAAAGCTCGGACGCTGCTCAAAACCGAGCACAGAGGTGCTTGAGTCGATGGACAGAGGATGAACCCTTCCGCTCGTGCAACGATCTGGGATCTCTCGGCTCGCCGATTCGACCTGTTGGTCGTGGGCGGCGGCGCGACGGGCGCCGGCATTGCCCGCGAGGCAGCGCTTCGCGGGCTTTCGGTGGCAGTGGTCGAGCGGGGCGACATTGCCGCCGGAACGAGTTCCCGATCGAGCCGCCTGATCCACGGCGGGCTTCGGTACCTCGAGCACCGGCAGTGGTCCCTGGTTCGAGAATCGCTCACCGAACGCGGGGTTCTGCTCCGAATCGCCCCCCACCTGGTCCGACCCCTGGGCTTCCTGTTTCCCAACTTCGACACCGACCGGGTGCCCCGGTGGAAGCTCGAGCTCGGCCTGACAGTCTATGACATCCTGGCGCTGGGCGGAAATGTGCGCCGGCATCGGGCCTTGAGCAAGCGAGCGGTGCTCGACCAGGAGCCATTGCTGCGTGAGCGGGGGCTCCGGGGAGGGGCCCTGTACTGGGATGCCCAGTGCGATGATGCCCGGCTGACCCTTGCCACCCTGCAGTCAGCGGCCCAACACGGGGCTCTCGTCGCCAACTACACCTGTGTTACCGCCCTGGAGTTCGACCAGGGGCGGGTTGCCGGGGCGATCATCGAAGACCAGCTGACGGGTGCCCAGGGCACCGTCCGCGCGACCGTGACCGTCAACGCCACCGGACCCTGGACCGATCACCTCCGCCACCTTGAGGACCCGACGCAACCCGCGCTGCTGCGTGCCAGCCGGGGCGCGCATGTGATGGTTCCGCGGTCCCGGATCGGTCATCACCATGCCATCACGTTTCTGAGCCCGGTCGATGGCCGGGTGATGTTCGTGCTGCCGTGGGGCGACCGGTCCTATATCGGCACGACAGACACCGATTCGACCGAGCATCCGGACGATACGGTCGCCACCGAAACCGACATGCTGTACTTGCTTCGATCGGCCAATGCACTGTTTCCGGGTGCGCGGCTCGGCCTCGAAGACATCTCCCTCTCTTGGGCCGGGCTCAGGCCTTTGATCCGATCGGACCAACTTTCCCCCTCCGCGCGTTCCCGAGAGCATCTGATCGAAAGTGGTTCACGCGGCCTGGTCACCATTACCGGGGGCAAGCTCACCACCTATCGCCGGATGGCCATCGACCTGGTCGAGACTGTTGCTCCGCAGCTCGGCACTGGGCGGATCGTGCCGACCGACCCGATGAAAACTCGAAGCGCCAGGGAGACCCTCCCGGGGGGCTCTGCCTACCGCGCGGAGGCGTACCGAGCCGAAGGCGCCTCCCTCGGGCTCACGGAACCGACCGTGGCGCATCTGATCGGCCAGTATGGCTCCGACCTGCCGCTGATCACCGACCTGGTCCGGGAGCGGCCCGAGCTTGCCGCACCGGTCCACCCGCCACACGGCGCCATCGGTGCCCAGGTCGTCCATGCGGTCCGCCGGGAGTTCGCCCGCCGCCTCGATGACGTGCTCTTCCGGCGCCTGTCGATCGGCTCGGAGACACCCGATGCTGGAGCAGGAGCGGCCGAGCCGGTTGCCACGCTGATGGGGCTCGAACTGGGGTGGGACGAGACGCGACGACAGGAGGAGATTCAGCGTTATCTGCAGCTCGCTCGTGCGATTCCCCGTGGCACCGAACACGGCGGGGAGTATGCATCCGGCTCGGCGGCACCGTGATCGCGAGCGCCAGCCGAGCCAGGCCCAGACTGATCGACCGGACCGCTCGGAATCCGGAGTGATCGCTGTCACGACATTCCTGGCCGACGCAGGTTATTATTCAACGTCATTACGACCGGTCCCTGCATGGGCGGGGGTGCGACACGCACACCTCGCGGCGTTGCCACGTCCGCGAGGTCCGAGGCCCGCTGATCGCGGGAGTGACGCGGAATCGGGGGGCACCCCGGTCCTGACGCTGGAGGAGACCCCGTTTTTCGGGGATGAGAGATCACGACATCATGGCCGAACGGTTCGTCGACCCTAACGTATTCGAGACTGCAAACGCCGGCTTCGCGCAGGCGATCTACGAGGAGTACCTCAAGAACCCGGCGGGCGTAGCGCCCGAGTGGCGGGTTCTTTTCGAAAACGGGCGCGTCGGTGAGCAGCCGCCCGTCGCCGCCGTCAATGGAGCCAAGCCCGCATCCGACGCTCCTGCTGCGCAGTCGACGGCCCCGAACAACGCCCAAATCATCAAAGGCCCGGCGGCCCGCCTCGTCGCCAACATGAACGAGAGCCTCACGGTTCCGACGGCGACGACGTTCCGGGAAATTTCGGTGCGTGCCCTGGAGCAGAACCGGACGGCCCTGAATAACGAGCTCAAGGCGGCCGGCCGCGATATCAAGATCTCCTTCACGCATCTGATCGGGTATGCCCTGGTGCGGGCGGCAGCGACGCATCCGGTGATGACCCATACCTTCGCTTCGGTCGATGGCGCGCCGCATCGGATCGATCCGGCCGGGGTCAACCTGGGCATCGCGGTCGATGCGCAGCGAAAGGACGGCAGCCGCGGACTGGTGGTGCCGGTCATCAAACATGCCGAGCAGGCCGACTTTGCCGGCTTCCACTCGGCCTACGAAGCGCTGGTCGAAAAGGCACGCACCAGCAAGCTGATGCCGGACGACTTCGCCGGCGCGACGATGTCGCTCACCAACCCCGGCGGTATCGGGACGGTGGCCTCGGTGCCGCGACTGATGGCGGGCCAGGGCAGCATCATTGCGGTCGGCGCCATCGGGTACCCGCCCGAGTACAGCAACCTCTCGGCCGAGGCAATCAAGGCGCTGGGCGTGTCGAAGGTGATGATGATCACCAGCACCTACGACCATCGCATCATCCAGGGCGCCGAGTCCGGCGAGTTCCTGCGCACGATGGAGCAGCTGCTGCAGGGCAACGACGGCTTCTACCAGGCCGTGGCC
The genomic region above belongs to Gemmatimonadales bacterium and contains:
- a CDS encoding class I SAM-dependent methyltransferase, which gives rise to MLGFEQRPSFWFTANAGLFRPGVRVLDLASGPGRHALAAAALGATVVAVDRDAGRLAEGRAESERRKLIVEWVQADLEGPWPDLGQFDVVLVFNYLDRARMPAVARLLKPGGYLLFETFLEVQRQLGWGPTSDAHLLKYGEAAALIAPLTLVHGREVFEPADNAQWAAVSSILAQRTK
- a CDS encoding response regulator transcription factor, yielding MRIRVLLVDDSEVVRVGLAAVLGQDPGIEIVGMGATSYEAVAQAQALEPDVALLDVRLPDEGGIEAGRRILELLPDTRVVFLSAFADDELVRAAIVIGAHGYLLKEVDVPSLIDSIKRVAGGERLLDAGLRSNMLEWVMQNVPAGTALEAPPLSDKQQQIVALVAAGMTNNEIAAALDLSPKTVKNYLHRIFEKLGIQRRSQAAAHHARLSGPSTISQSG
- a CDS encoding acetyl-CoA C-acyltransferase; translation: MAAREAVIVAGVRTPFARAGTQLRDASGVAMARHAARELIYRSGVDGRDVDEVIFGQVVQSVLAPNVAREVSLLPQLPRTIPAYSLNRACASSAQAIASAHDQIVLGHADAVIAGGVESLSDVPILHSKRMSRLLVDASKAKTLGARLGTFAKVRPRDLVPVSPAIAEPSTGESMGQSAEKMAKENGISRADQDALALMSHQRAAAATADGRLAAEIAPWFGGKGMDEVVTSDNGIRADASLEALAALKPVFDRRYGSVTAGNASPLTDGAAAVLVMERAKALALGYRSLVSIRSYAVAAVDPGWQLLMGPLFAVPTALDRAGLSLADMGLVEIHEAFAAQVLSNVRAWGSKAWAERAGRSAPVGDVDWDRTNVMGGSIAIGHPFGATGARIATSLANEMVRRDVQFGLISICAQGGMGFAMVLERR
- the fadJ gene encoding fatty acid oxidation complex subunit alpha FadJ — its product is MAILTTTLAEHSVAVVTLDVPGEPVNTFNLSHTDELWGALERLGQDSSVRAVVIRSGKPDSFIAGADINQFVAFSSAADAEAASRAGHAFLDKVERFPKPIVTAIHGACLGLGLELALATSYRIATDHPKTQLGLPEVQLGILPGSGGSNRLPKLIGVRAALDIILAGKSERAPKALRLGLIDELVPESILLDTAVAAADRLARGTRPKRVPGGKGLAAAILDRTALGRRLVYRTARKQVMSRTKGHYPAPLAALDVVRAAVEQGPSVGYPLEAREFGRLAVTPVSRELVRIFFATTALKKDDGVPPGSASPREVRRLGVIGSGFMGAGIAGTAIVTAKVDVRLKDAELARVGKGISAALGIPRRQLERKRISRYEFERLAALVSGGVDNRGFEACDLVIEAVFEDLNVKRAVLADLEPVLPRHAIFASNTSTIPIARIAEHAERPENVVGMHFFSPVDRMPLLEVIPTERTSPETIATAVRFGKKMGKTVIVVADTPGFWVNRILSPYFVEAGHLVMEGVPVETIDRIMVQYGFPVGPVALLDEVGIDVAAKGGVVMREAFGDRLAPAAAIGRMVDAKRLGRKAGKGFYRYDDGKKSDPDSEMYRLLGVTPLASVDEEEIRRRLVYPLLNEAGRAFGEGVVRSPRDGDIGAIFGIGYPPFLGGPLRTIDAIGPAQVVETLEGLASRHGPRFTPADTLVALARAGARYYPD
- a CDS encoding glycerol-3-phosphate dehydrogenase/oxidase, with amino-acid sequence MNPSARATIWDLSARRFDLLVVGGGATGAGIAREAALRGLSVAVVERGDIAAGTSSRSSRLIHGGLRYLEHRQWSLVRESLTERGVLLRIAPHLVRPLGFLFPNFDTDRVPRWKLELGLTVYDILALGGNVRRHRALSKRAVLDQEPLLRERGLRGGALYWDAQCDDARLTLATLQSAAQHGALVANYTCVTALEFDQGRVAGAIIEDQLTGAQGTVRATVTVNATGPWTDHLRHLEDPTQPALLRASRGAHVMVPRSRIGHHHAITFLSPVDGRVMFVLPWGDRSYIGTTDTDSTEHPDDTVATETDMLYLLRSANALFPGARLGLEDISLSWAGLRPLIRSDQLSPSARSREHLIESGSRGLVTITGGKLTTYRRMAIDLVETVAPQLGTGRIVPTDPMKTRSARETLPGGSAYRAEAYRAEGASLGLTEPTVAHLIGQYGSDLPLITDLVRERPELAAPVHPPHGAIGAQVVHAVRREFARRLDDVLFRRLSIGSETPDAGAGAAEPVATLMGLELGWDETRRQEEIQRYLQLARAIPRGTEHGGEYASGSAAP
- a CDS encoding M20/M25/M40 family metallo-hydrolase translates to MRRSVLLTSLIASFAGAVHAQSFPTADPVIQRIWDEGMNRSQAMDLIQVLTDSIGPRLTGSPGTAAGQEWLVRTYARYGVTAQNQRYGTWLGWRRGVSHLDLVKPRVRSLEATMLAWSGGTKGKPVEGSTVILPLVQDSAAFQAWLPNARGKFVLISQPMPTCRPDASYREFALPQTLETMARERNAARDDWAERLRRTGLSNRDLPVALERAGALGVLTSLWSQGWGVTKIFQSRTRDIPSMDLSCEDYGLVYRLTEKNQGPVVRAFADAEFQGEVPVFNTIAEIRGSERPDEYVMLSAHFDSWDAASGATDNATGTVVMLEAIRILRQVYPNPKRTILVGHWNGEEQGLNGSRAFVEDNPKVVAGLQALFNQDNGTGRIVNMSAGGLIGAAPFLAEWLSKVPNEISQHITFQFPGTPAGGGSDHASFLCHSAPGFSLGSLNWEYGTYTWHTNRDTYDKVIPDEIRNNAVLTAILTYLAAEDTRTVPRQQRIMPVGPGGGTGTWPACVPATRNSTQSTR
- a CDS encoding PAS domain-containing protein, whose product is MPMQSRDATPFPTDAIWHALVTGTNYYVALLDLTGTVRYTSWAGGGDRTGSNVGQSVDELMPGLAPAVMEAIRAATETVGRVERDVPMPVDNVSRWFRASISAIRGPSGAPTGVLVIGHDVTGTKQSAVELRMSVNALHRLLEAREQLSADMHDGILQSLYGLGLRLSAARATLNTDPSATGLHLDQAVAQVSDAMAEVRRVIRDEGAPGSMGLQWKDTLAGVLRGLEQVDGPGLSIDIPPQVADRIPEQHRREIVYFAREAVSNAMRHSNASRVAVRLFDDHDGLCLEIEDDGQGISPERSAQGFGLLSMTRRAAQMGARLTLMSAPGEGTRVRLDLPIQGAAT